A window of Victivallaceae bacterium genomic DNA:
TATCGGATTCAAACGGAAACAGAGCGACATGGATATTGTCATCGAAGGAACGACATCGCACCAAAAATTAATAGCCAATTTATTTGCTCAGTCAATCGCTCTTGCAAAAGGGCAGATCGACGATGATCCCAATAAAAATTTTCCGGGTAATAGGCCGAATTCGTTACTTTTATTCGATCGTTTGGATCCTTACGTTATGGGATATCTATTGGCTCTCTATGAGAATAAAATAATTTTTCAGGGATTTTGTTGGGGAATCAACTCGTTTGACCAAGAAGGGGTTCAGCTGGGTAAGGTATTGGCAAGCCGGGTATTAGACATTATGTCAGGAAGAATTCAAAAAGGTGTTTTTCCTGAGGCGGATGCTTTGATCAAACGGTTATCCGATCTTAAAAAATTCTAAGATCGTTCATATTGAAAAATATTTTAAGATTCCGATATAATGGGTCCCTTATATTTGATTTGGAGTCCCTTAGGTATGTTTTTGGGTTCTTGCTTTCTCGATGTTTACGGAATTTTAGAGAAGAGGAAAGGACATCATATGTTTAAGGGTCCTAATTCTCGTCTCTGGATAAATCGGACGATTCTTTTTTATTCTTTGTCTTTTTAGTTAAGATTTGTTGATAGTCTTAATTTTTCATCTTTGCTAAGATTCTTTAACCCTATCGTTTTAGGGTATTGAGGGGACGTGTGTACTTTTGTTATTTCGTTTCCGGTTTCCTTATATTTGTATAATCGTTGTTCCGTGGATAGCGGATAGGAGGTCGTTTTGGAAACATTGAAAGTCGTCGTAACGGGTGGAACCGGACAGATTGCATATAATTTTTTGTTTTCTTTGGGTATTGGAGAGGTTTTCGGTGACTCTTATTTAATCGATCTTAGAGTCTATGATATTCCTGGGACGGAGAAGGGGCTTTCAGGTATTAAGATGGAGTTGGATGATTGTGCCTTTCCCTTGCTTTCCAAGATTAGTTACTATACTTCTTTAGAAGATGCTTTTGACGAGATCAATGTGGCTTTTTTGATTGGAGCTCTTCCTAGAGGGCCCGGTATGGAAAGATCGGACCTTTTATTGGCAAACGGAAAAATTTTCAAAGCGCAGGGAGCTGCTTTGAATCGTTGTGCCAATCCCGATGCAAAGATATTTGTAGTGGGCAATCCTGCTAATACCAATTGTTTAATTGCAATGGAACACGCGCCTGACCTTAAGCGGGCTAATTTTCATTCTATGATGCGTTTGGATCAGAATAGAATGCAGTCGATGTTGGCGCATAAAGTCGGTGTGCCTGTTGATGATGTTAAACAATGTATCGTTTGGGGTAATCATTCTGCTAGACAGGTTCCGGATTTCACTCAAGTCGTCATCGGGAAAGATTGTCTCTCCGCTAGTCAGTTGATAGGTGATCGCGATTGGATGGAAAATGTCATGGTTCCAACCGTTCAAAAAAGAGGAGCGTCTGTTATAGAGGCTAGAGGTAAATCCTCGGCAGGTTCTGCTTCCAGAGCTTTGGGCGCAGCGGCGAAATCATTATTTGTGCCTCAAGCAGGCGAATGGTTTACTTCCGGCGTTTGTTCCGACGGTAACTTTTATGGAATATCTCAAGGATTGATCTTCGGATTTCCTTGTCGAGCTACCGGAAACGGTGGATATGAGATTTTAAAAGATATAGTTTGGGATGATTTTATTGAAAGTGGGATCATGCTGTCGCAAGAAGAGTTACTTGAAGAAAGAATCGCAATACAATCGTTATTATCTTAATTTAGAGGAGAAGATTATGGATATGTCGCTTTCGGAAATGTCTTATAGAGCGTTGAAGCGTGTTTTTAATAAATCTAGATTTTTTTTAATTTTTTTCGGTTTATGCGGATTCGGTATCGTATTTTTATCGCTTCTCAGTTTTCTCAATCGATCGCACGTAGGTTTTACGATACAAGTGATGAGCACCGGAAGTTTTTTCTTATCATTTAGCTTTGTTTTCGCCGTCGGTATTATAGTGACTAATTTATTGGCTTTGGAAGATTCTTTAGAAAAGGAAACCTTGCTGAAAGTATTATCGAAACAATGGAAAAAGCTTTGGAATTCTTTGATGATCTCCGTTCCTTTTTTTCTCATATTCGCGTTTATGGTCATTTTAGTTATGATGAGTGTCTTCCTATCGATGCTTCCTGTTTTAGGTAGGGTTTTTCATGTCGCATTGACATTTCTTCCGTTTATAAGTGCAGCCGTCGTACAATGTTTATTCTGGGGATCTTTCGTTTCTTTATTTCTTTTTGTTCCGATTTTTTCTTTAAAAAACGGTATTGATTATTTCGATTTATTGAAGATGACAAAAAAGAATTTATTTATGAAGGCCATCGGTTTCTTAATTGCCTTTGCGCCTTTATTTGTTTCGTTTAAATTTATTAGGAGCTCATTAAACTTTATGTCGGATCTGTATTTTCTGGCTCCCAATGATTCTTGGGAAGGGTTTATCCAAGTACTGATCCTTGTAGCGCCTGTGTCTCTTTTATTGACACCCTCAATTTCCTTCTTTTTTAATTTTTCTTATGAATTTAATTCTGAGGAGCTGAATAGAGAAGTTCAAGATCAACATAACTGAGAGTATTGGCTAAGATGGATTGAGCCAGCATTTCTCCGCATAGTGCGTGATAGAGAAGACCTTTAGAACCCAAACCTAATAAGAACCAGTAGCCTTCGGGTGTTTTCCCGATAAGAGGTTTTTTGGTTGGACTTGAACAGCGAAATCCGGAATAGCAATTCAAAATCTCCGCTTCCGATAAAGCAGGGAAAATAGGTAAAAGTTTTTCTAGAATTTCTTGTTTCGCGACTTCAGGATCGGGTTCGTTTTCGATTTGATTATGCTCGAATGTCGAACCTAAGATACAGATGTTGTTTTCTCGGGTTCCGGCAACCATGTATTTTCTTGAATTGATACTGAAAGGCAATTTTGGTAATTCTTCCGGCCACTTGACCTCAAGGATTTGACCTTTGTTTTTTGTAGTCGGAATATTTTTCATTGACGGAATCAGATCACAATTAGCTCCAGCCGTAATGATTATCTGATCATAAAAATCCTTAATGTCATCTAAATTTTCGATTAATTCATCGTATAATTGCGTGCCCATAGAAGCACATGCATTCCAAAGTCCGTCTAAATAGGCATCATTATCTAGAGTCAACCCTCCGGGAATGAACAGGCCTCCACCTTCTTCAGGTAGCGTTAATCCTATGACTTTAGTCTCACATTTAGTACGATCCCACCATTCTAGCTCACCGGGATATTCGGAAGCTCTGGTTTGGAATAAGTTGATTTGTTCCGTTTCAAATGCAGGTCTTAAAATGCCCTTTGATATAACGATAGGTTGTTTAATGGATTTGCTGGCCGCAGTAATTAAACTGTGAGTAGCTTCAAGACAGCGATCGGCCAATTTGGGTTTTAGGGCACGATATCCCGGAAAAGTGTGTAATAAACCCGAAGACAGACCGGATGCACCGCCTCCAAGAGGAACCGGATCAAAGATATCGATAGTGGCCTTACCTTGAGTCAAAGCAAGGAGAAACCAAGAGACGGCTAATCCGGAATAGCCTGAACCGAGAACAGCAATTTTCATGAGGGGACAAAAGTTATTTTAGATTTAAGGCAAAATATAAAAGAAACTTAAATAAGTCAAGGAGTGAAAACTTCCGTGAATTCTTATTTTTAGGGATTCACGGAATTATTCAACTTAAAATTTCTTAAGATCTTTTGAAATATTTTTAATAAAGGTTTGTGAAAGATGAGATAGTTTAGTTTCGATATGCGGAAACACAACTAATGTTATCGTAGCGAGGCTGGTTAGAGTCAAAACAATGGTTCCCAAAATTCCCCAAACACCGAATAAAGGCACTTTAGTAACCGGTGGTTGAGTATTTGTCATATCTGTCGATTCTGTCGATATGGATGAGGTGTTTTTCGAATTTTTTCTGGTCCATACGTATATCGGTATGCCAACTGTAAGGAAAATACATGCCATTAGAAGATAATGTATGCCTGCCGCATAAATTAACCATAAAGCATATAGCGATCCTAAAATCCCAGTAAAGAGGCTCCATTTTAATTTTTTGTTTTTGTTTGTTTCCGAGTCTTGTTTACTGCATTTATACAAAAAGGCGGCACTGGTAAAATAAGCGGGAAGAACCATAACACCGGTAATGCTCAACATCGTATTCCAAGCGTTTGAAGCGAAATAGACTAAAAGCATTCCCAATTGCATAAGAGCACTAGTTATATATAAAGAAACACTAGGTGATAAGTGTTTGTTTTGCTTCGTAAATATTTTAGGGAAAGTGCCGTTTTGCGCCGCGGCAAAAGGAATTTCTGCCGTAACCATTGTCCATGCCAACCAACTGGTTAATATGGCAATTAATAAGCCGACGTTCATTAAATCGGCCCCCCAATTTCCCGTTATTTGACTCAAAACTCCGGCAGTTGACGGATTAGGAATTTTACTTAAATCGGCTTGACTCAAGCTGCCGAAAGGTAGGATGGACAAAAGAAGATACATAATCCAACATCCTAAGAAACCGAGGATAGTGGCTTTACCGACAGCATTTTGAGATTTGGCTCTTCCCGAAAGAACGACTGCGCCTTCGATGCCTATAAATGACCATAACGTTACTAACATCGTACTTTTAATTTGTATGCCGACTCCTTTCAAAGCAGAAGGTATTTTCGGTCCCCAAAATTCCGTTCCGAATTGGGAGAACCTAAAAACTACTCCCATAATTGCAATGAAAATAATCAGGGGAAGTAATTTACAAATGGTACCGACTATGTTAACGAAAGAAGCTTGTCTCACGCCTCTCAATACGAGAAAGTTGAAAAACCAAATCAAAATCGAACCGCCGATAATTGCTGGTATGGTATTCCCACCTGAAAAATAAGGTGGGAAAAAATAATTTAATGCATCCATTGTAATGACGGCATAACCTACATTACCGCAAATTTGGCAAAGCCAATAACCCCAACCGATTAAAAATCCGACAAAGGGACCGAATCCTTCCCGGGCATACATATAGATTCCCGTTTTTAAATCGGGTCTTAATTCGGATAAGGTACGAAACGTATTGGCTATAAAATAAAATCCGATTCCCGTTAATAACCAGGCCAGTAAAACACTGCCTGCATATGCCGTTGAAGCCATGTTTTGAGGAAGACTAAAAATTCCTCCCCCTACCATCGAGCTTATGACAATACCTGCCAAACCGATAACACCCAGTTTTTTAACGGGAATATTTTTATTTGTTTGTTGTTCCGTCATTGTTATGTCCCGCTATTTACAGTTATTTAATTATGACAGGTTCGGCATACTCAAAATTAAGAAATCCGAGTGCGGTTAGGCAAAATCCGAACGTTTGTTTAATATTCAAATAGTTATGGAAAAATTGAAATTCACTATGTTGCTTCACCCCTCTAATGTCCAATTCATGTTGAAGAGATTTTTTTAGCCACATATGAGCATGAGCTTGAGCAATATCATCAGTGATTTGAGTAGAAAAATATTCTATATATTCTGCCGCCCAACCGCCGATTAAATTTTCGTTCTTATCTTTTCCCCAACAAATGCCTATTCCGGTTGCAATGGCTTTATGTTCGGATCGATTGGCTCCGGTTTGCGCAATGATCGTTTCCAAAACGGCTCCGTGTTTGAACGAACTCAGGCATTTATCTATAGGGACGATGTTGTCGAATAATTCTTTAGGTAGCACGGAAGTATAAGGAACGATATTGAAATTTTCTATTTTGGCTTGCAGAAGCGCGCTGTCATAACAAAAAGTTTCAAAAGGTTGTGGGGGGATCCCGTCTTCGGCTTCTCCTACTCCCCCTGTGAAAAAAGCTAACGTTGGAAATCTAGTACCTTGTGTCATGGATTATTTCCTCATTTTATAGGGTTATATTCGTTCTTAAGCCGTAACATACGGCAGTATTTCTCTTAGGTTCTCTGGCAGGATGAATATAAAATTGAAAATCGGGGGATAAGGAAATATAGGGGCCGAATCCGATAGTACAAAAAGTTTCTATCACTGTTTCCTGAGATCTGATCGGAGTAGTTGCTGGATTGACAATTCCCGATCCTTTAGGACTTACGGCATTGACTGCCATGGCAAGTCCGATGAGATCTTGATTGTTTCTGTTACAAGGATTGTCTGCGGCTACTCCTAAAACGAAAGACCGTTTAATAGGTAACGCGTTGCCGCTGGCACCATTGGCTCGTCCGAACCAGCTAACTTTCTTGCTGACATTTTGACTGAAGTTAAATGACCATCCGGTCGTTTTAGCTTTTTGTTGAGGAACAGCTCTGGTGTTATAAACTAAGAAGGAATATTGTCCTGGTCCACACCTATTAGACGGATTCCATTGAGTGTAGAAGAACGTGTTGTATTTATTTTTCGAAAGATTCAGGAAGTCGATATTAACACCATTGATATTGAAAGCGTCTTGAAATCCTGCTTGCACCATCAATTGAGGCGTTAAATTGATTTGACCATAAGCTCCTAAACTCCCTAAGGAATATGTAGCACTGCCGTTTTGACTAAGGGCATAACTTATAAATCCTGTCTGTTGATCGTTATCGTAAGTCGTTCCGTCAATGGCATATAGACTATATTGTCCTACGACGGCACTGAACTTGTCATTAGGAAACACTTGAGTATAAGTTAATTGGTTGAAGTTGGAAGTGTTGGAAGTAAAATCGTTAATGCCTCCGGCTATGCCGATTCTATTTCCTAAAGTGAGAGCCTCATTTCCCCAATAACGAACGAGAATATAGCTGAATTGGATAGAACCCGCACCTTGTTCTTTGTTATTAAAAAGTTCCCAATTAACGGAAGGATTGTACATAGTCTGCCAAGCGACTTTCTTAGGGCCGATGTTGGAATGCGCGTATTGAGGCAGGATGGAAATATCCAGAGAGTATTCCGTATTCGTGCAATTTTGAATTTTCTTTTTAAATAATGAATAAGAACAATTTTTCGGGTTCCTTGAAGAGAAATAATTACAGCAATTTTTTTGAGGAGAACAGTTATGGGATTGAGGGTTATAAGGAGATATAGGATCTACTACTCTTGTTTCCAAAGGTGCTTCCGGCAATGCATCGCCATCCTTCATTCTTCTATTCGAATGTTTGATCTTTTTATACAGCTTGTGTTCCGGATGTAATTCTTTATGGGGAGTTACTTTTGTATCTATCGATGAGTATGATGTTTCTTGAATATTTTGAGATTCTGCCGAATCCTCTTGTTGAATTGCTCCCATAATAATAGGGATTGCGGAAACTAAACTTATAGTACGCGTAGTCAATTTACAAATCGACTTGAGTCGGTCTCTCATAGAAAAGTCACTCCAATTAAGATATTCGCAAGTTAAGAAAAAATTTAATTTTTTTCAAAAAAAAAAAAATGGGAGTCTATAATAAGTTTATTTATATATGTCTATATTTGTAGATTGAAGTTTGTTATCTAATTGGATCTAAATCTTATTTTATTTTTCTTAACATAAAATCCGACATGGCTGCTATTTTATTTTTGTATCAATCTTTTGAAGATATTCCCAATGGAAGGATGTTTTATTGAAAAATTGAAAATATCCGATTTTTTGACAAACGGTAATATCGTTATGTCATTTTTCTTGATGAGACTGCGTTCTGAACGATTTGTTCGAATTGCGCTTCAAACTTTCTGATTGGTAACTGCCAAAACTTGAATTGTTCGATAGCTTGGTTAGTGAAAACGGAAGTACCGTAAATGATCTTGCAATTTGCTTTAACGGCATTTTTTAGAAATAACGTTGTTTTAGGGATGGTTTTTAAATCCAATACTATTGATGTCGGTTTCAACATATTATTGGGCACTGAAAAATCAATGGGAGTGCAGTTAATTAAAATATCATAAGGTCGGCACAACGGTATCTTTTGGAAATATTGAAAATCGAATGATGATAAAAAATGATTGATCGGAGGTTTCTTTCTACCGATTACGGTAATGATTGCTTGATTTTCCAATAATTTTTTAATAACGGCTAATCCGGAACCTCCACTACCTCCGATCACTGCAACACTTTTATTTTCAGTTGAGATCGCTTTTTGCAAAGATTTTAGAACTCCGATACCGTCCGTATTAGTTGCATAGAATCTGTTGTTTTCGAACTTTAAAGTATTTAACGAATGATGGTTTTCCGAAGGAATAAAGCGCATAAGTTCTATTTTTAAGGGTGTAGTTATGCTGATTCCTTTGAATGGGAGTTTAACCGCTTCCTGAAGGAACAAGGGTAGTTCTTGTTTTGAAATATTTAATTTTACGTAAACGGCATCGATGTTTTTTTTTCGGAAAAATTCATTATGAGTGATGTGACTGACGCTTCGATTCACTGGATTTCCGATTAAACAATAGACCGAGGTTTGATCCGATGTTGTATTGAAATGATAAGTCTTAAGAAGACGGTTTAAGGATAATTGTCCAGGCGCTATCGGCAAGCTTTCATCTAAGCAACAATAAGTAATGGGATTATTTATAACACGACCCAATATTCTGGTGATATGTCCCGATTCTCCCAAGCCAATTGTAATAAGATCTTTTTTGTCTTTTGAGTAATTTAAAATTCGAAGAGCTTCAATTGAAGTAGATACATGAACGGCTATTTTATAGAAATGAATAGCCGGATGAAGAAGACTTTTATAAAGAGTATCTAAATTTGACGAGAAGTTATTGAAATCATGATAGGAGAAAATGATTTTGAGTCGGGGATGCAAACGCTTAATTTGTACAGCTAATTCTAAAGATTCTTGTTTTGATAAAAAGTTTCCTACTTCTAAATCAATATATTCGGAATTGACTTGTGCCATTGACAAAAGGGTTTTGATGTAATCATCTTTGGTTGTCTCTGATAAAGGTTTTAAAATCAAAGGAAGAGGTGATTGTTTTACGAATTGCTTTAACTGAGGGAAAATCTCTTCCGTAACGGATTTATATCCGACTTCTATCAGTTGAGCTTTTGATAAATTTTGTTTAGCGATTCTTAGAATTTTTGAGAAATCGATATTCCGTGTTGAGATACAGAGCATGTTTTAAGAAATAATAAGCTTCGTCAATAATAGGCTCTTTTATAACAAAACAACAATTATTTAAATCTTGAAAACAACTTCCTATTTTGTTCAAGATAACAAATCTAGGAATGTTTTTTAGAGATTTTTTATCTTTTTTTATTGTTTTTAAAAAGTTTGATTTTGAAAAATCATTTGGTATTTTCATTATTCCGTATTTTAAAATTAATTGATGAATCCTTTGAAAATGCACCTCTGAGAGATAATTTGATCTCAAAGAAATAAAACTTTCCGTAATTAATCCGATTTTAACTGCTTGACCATGAGACAAGGCATGGTTGGTAAGGGTTTCCAAGGCGTGCGCTATAGTATGACCGAAATTCAAAATATCTCTTTTTACGGCTTGTTTTTTTGCGGCTTTCAGGATATCGATCTTCCTAAGGCAAGATCGATAAATAAGAAATTCAATCTGATCGATATCAAAAGGTGGATTTTCGGATTCCAAGTAACGAAATAGAGAGGCATCTAGAGTTATGGCATATTTCAATATTTCGGAATAACCTTCAATAAATTGTCTTTCCGATGAAGAGTTCAGTAGGATGGGATCTATAATTATCAATCGGGGATGGTAAATTTGTCCGATCAGATTTTTTGTACCTAATACGTTGATTCCTGTTTTTCCTCCGATAGCGGCATCCGTCATTCCTATCAATGAAGTAGGGATATTAATTAAAGTGACTCCTCGACAAAATATTGAAGCTGCAAATCCGCCTAAATCGGTTGTAATACCTCCTCCTAGAGCAATAACGCAAGAATCAGAGTTCATACTTTCTCGATGCATAAAATGGATAATTCGTTTTAAGGTTTTCTCGGTTTTGTTTTTTTCTCCTGGAATGAAAGAGAATAATTTCGCTTGTAGATTATGTGAGCGCAAGTATTTCTGAAAATCGTTACCTATGAATCGCCTAACATTATCATCCGTTATAATGATAAAATGATTTCCTAAAGATTTGATTGCAGACAGTACCTTTTGAGAATAAAGAGAAGCTCTTCCGGATAAAACTTCGACTTTATCTTGTCCAAACTTCGGATGGTAATGCATTCTCAGAGGAGAATAACTCATTTTTATCTTTGAATAGACTTATTTATTAATAGAGCATCAACCAATACAAGCGAGACCATAGCTTCCACTACAGGTACTGCTCGCACGGCAATACAGGGATCGTGTTTTGATAAGGAAGATATTTTCAATACGGTTGGTTTACTGTCTGTTGTGAGAGTGGTTTGTTCAAGCCCAATACTTGAGGTCGGTTTGAAAACAACATTTCCCGTAAGCGGCATTCCGAAAGATATACCCCCGAGCACACCTCCGGCATGATTTGTTGCGGTAATGATACGACCGTTATTTAATAAAAAAAGATCATTATGTTCGGAGCCTTTCATACGAGCAGATAAGAACCCAGAACCGATTTCAAATCCTTTGCTTCCGGGTATGCTCATAAGACCGCTTGCCAAAACGGCTTCTAATTTTTCATAAATAGGGGAACCCAATCCGTAGGGGAGAGGACTTGTTTTAAATGTAACGATTCCTCCTATGGAATCTCCGTTTGTTTTTATGTTTTCTAAGGTTTCAGTGATTTGTCGTGCCGTATGGTTATCCGGACAGAAGATAGAACTGTCGGAGATTTTTGTTTTTAAAGAGGTTATATCTTCCTCTGTCGGAGGGCAAATACAGTCCCCGACTTGTTGCAGATAAGCGACTATCTTAATGGAATATCGTTTTAATATTTTATCGGCAATGGCTCCTGCAGCCACACGACATGCCGTTTCTCTTCCGGAAGCTCTTCCTCCGCCTCTATGATCGAAGATACCGTATTTTTTTAAGTAGGAGTAATTAGCGTGTCCGGGTCTTAAAACATCTTTTAAGGCTGAGTAACGGTCTTCAATGACGTCTTGATTTTTTATAATTATGGAAATAGGAGTTCCGGTGGTTTTTCCTTCAAAAACACCTGAAAGGATTTCAGGATAATCCGACTCTTGTCTAGAGGATGTTAAACGATTTTTTCCGGGAGCTCTTTTTTGCAGCGCAGAATAAATATCTTTTTCGTCAATTTTAATCCCCGAAGGACAACCGTCAATAACGACACCGATTGCTTTACCATGAGATTCTCCCCAAGTAGTGACTCGAAAAAGACGGCCGAAAGTATTACTTGTCATAGCTGTCACTCACCATGCATGATTTGATGTTTGAGGGCCTTAATAATCTCTTTGGGAGATAAACAATCGGTTGCGATTGTTATATCCGCCAATTTCTCATAAAGGGGAACTCGTCGACGGAGAATATTAAAAAATTGACGTTTGAAATCGATACGAATGGAATTGGAAACAGTATTTGATAGATATCCTGGAATATAATCCAAACGTACTCGTTCCCAA
This region includes:
- a CDS encoding malate dehydrogenase, coding for METLKVVVTGGTGQIAYNFLFSLGIGEVFGDSYLIDLRVYDIPGTEKGLSGIKMELDDCAFPLLSKISYYTSLEDAFDEINVAFLIGALPRGPGMERSDLLLANGKIFKAQGAALNRCANPDAKIFVVGNPANTNCLIAMEHAPDLKRANFHSMMRLDQNRMQSMLAHKVGVPVDDVKQCIVWGNHSARQVPDFTQVVIGKDCLSASQLIGDRDWMENVMVPTVQKRGASVIEARGKSSAGSASRALGAAAKSLFVPQAGEWFTSGVCSDGNFYGISQGLIFGFPCRATGNGGYEILKDIVWDDFIESGIMLSQEELLEERIAIQSLLS
- a CDS encoding FAD-dependent oxidoreductase, with the translated sequence MKIAVLGSGYSGLAVSWFLLALTQGKATIDIFDPVPLGGGASGLSSGLLHTFPGYRALKPKLADRCLEATHSLITAASKSIKQPIVISKGILRPAFETEQINLFQTRASEYPGELEWWDRTKCETKVIGLTLPEEGGGLFIPGGLTLDNDAYLDGLWNACASMGTQLYDELIENLDDIKDFYDQIIITAGANCDLIPSMKNIPTTKNKGQILEVKWPEELPKLPFSINSRKYMVAGTRENNICILGSTFEHNQIENEPDPEVAKQEILEKLLPIFPALSEAEILNCYSGFRCSSPTKKPLIGKTPEGYWFLLGLGSKGLLYHALCGEMLAQSILANTLSYVDLELLYSAPQN
- a CDS encoding amino acid permease, which produces MTEQQTNKNIPVKKLGVIGLAGIVISSMVGGGIFSLPQNMASTAYAGSVLLAWLLTGIGFYFIANTFRTLSELRPDLKTGIYMYAREGFGPFVGFLIGWGYWLCQICGNVGYAVITMDALNYFFPPYFSGGNTIPAIIGGSILIWFFNFLVLRGVRQASFVNIVGTICKLLPLIIFIAIMGVVFRFSQFGTEFWGPKIPSALKGVGIQIKSTMLVTLWSFIGIEGAVVLSGRAKSQNAVGKATILGFLGCWIMYLLLSILPFGSLSQADLSKIPNPSTAGVLSQITGNWGADLMNVGLLIAILTSWLAWTMVTAEIPFAAAQNGTFPKIFTKQNKHLSPSVSLYITSALMQLGMLLVYFASNAWNTMLSITGVMVLPAYFTSAAFLYKCSKQDSETNKNKKLKWSLFTGILGSLYALWLIYAAGIHYLLMACIFLTVGIPIYVWTRKNSKNTSSISTESTDMTNTQPPVTKVPLFGVWGILGTIVLTLTSLATITLVVFPHIETKLSHLSQTFIKNISKDLKKF
- a CDS encoding pyruvoyl-dependent arginine decarboxylase, which codes for MTQGTRFPTLAFFTGGVGEAEDGIPPQPFETFCYDSALLQAKIENFNIVPYTSVLPKELFDNIVPIDKCLSSFKHGAVLETIIAQTGANRSEHKAIATGIGICWGKDKNENLIGGWAAEYIEYFSTQITDDIAQAHAHMWLKKSLQHELDIRGVKQHSEFQFFHNYLNIKQTFGFCLTALGFLNFEYAEPVIIK
- a CDS encoding carbohydrate porin, whose translation is MRDRLKSICKLTTRTISLVSAIPIIMGAIQQEDSAESQNIQETSYSSIDTKVTPHKELHPEHKLYKKIKHSNRRMKDGDALPEAPLETRVVDPISPYNPQSHNCSPQKNCCNYFSSRNPKNCSYSLFKKKIQNCTNTEYSLDISILPQYAHSNIGPKKVAWQTMYNPSVNWELFNNKEQGAGSIQFSYILVRYWGNEALTLGNRIGIAGGINDFTSNTSNFNQLTYTQVFPNDKFSAVVGQYSLYAIDGTTYDNDQQTGFISYALSQNGSATYSLGSLGAYGQINLTPQLMVQAGFQDAFNINGVNIDFLNLSKNKYNTFFYTQWNPSNRCGPGQYSFLVYNTRAVPQQKAKTTGWSFNFSQNVSKKVSWFGRANGASGNALPIKRSFVLGVAADNPCNRNNQDLIGLAMAVNAVSPKGSGIVNPATTPIRSQETVIETFCTIGFGPYISLSPDFQFYIHPAREPKRNTAVCYGLRTNITL
- a CDS encoding type I 3-dehydroquinate dehydratase, which produces MLCISTRNIDFSKILRIAKQNLSKAQLIEVGYKSVTEEIFPQLKQFVKQSPLPLILKPLSETTKDDYIKTLLSMAQVNSEYIDLEVGNFLSKQESLELAVQIKRLHPRLKIIFSYHDFNNFSSNLDTLYKSLLHPAIHFYKIAVHVSTSIEALRILNYSKDKKDLITIGLGESGHITRILGRVINNPITYCCLDESLPIAPGQLSLNRLLKTYHFNTTSDQTSVYCLIGNPVNRSVSHITHNEFFRKKNIDAVYVKLNISKQELPLFLQEAVKLPFKGISITTPLKIELMRFIPSENHHSLNTLKFENNRFYATNTDGIGVLKSLQKAISTENKSVAVIGGSGGSGLAVIKKLLENQAIITVIGRKKPPINHFLSSFDFQYFQKIPLCRPYDILINCTPIDFSVPNNMLKPTSIVLDLKTIPKTTLFLKNAVKANCKIIYGTSVFTNQAIEQFKFWQLPIRKFEAQFEQIVQNAVSSRKMT
- a CDS encoding 3-dehydroquinate synthase family protein; this translates as MSYSPLRMHYHPKFGQDKVEVLSGRASLYSQKVLSAIKSLGNHFIIITDDNVRRFIGNDFQKYLRSHNLQAKLFSFIPGEKNKTEKTLKRIIHFMHRESMNSDSCVIALGGGITTDLGGFAASIFCRGVTLINIPTSLIGMTDAAIGGKTGINVLGTKNLIGQIYHPRLIIIDPILLNSSSERQFIEGYSEILKYAITLDASLFRYLESENPPFDIDQIEFLIYRSCLRKIDILKAAKKQAVKRDILNFGHTIAHALETLTNHALSHGQAVKIGLITESFISLRSNYLSEVHFQRIHQLILKYGIMKIPNDFSKSNFLKTIKKDKKSLKNIPRFVILNKIGSCFQDLNNCCFVIKEPIIDEAYYFLKHALYLNTEYRFLKNSKNR
- the aroC gene encoding chorismate synthase; this translates as MTSNTFGRLFRVTTWGESHGKAIGVVIDGCPSGIKIDEKDIYSALQKRAPGKNRLTSSRQESDYPEILSGVFEGKTTGTPISIIIKNQDVIEDRYSALKDVLRPGHANYSYLKKYGIFDHRGGGRASGRETACRVAAGAIADKILKRYSIKIVAYLQQVGDCICPPTEEDITSLKTKISDSSIFCPDNHTARQITETLENIKTNGDSIGGIVTFKTSPLPYGLGSPIYEKLEAVLASGLMSIPGSKGFEIGSGFLSARMKGSEHNDLFLLNNGRIITATNHAGGVLGGISFGMPLTGNVVFKPTSSIGLEQTTLTTDSKPTVLKISSLSKHDPCIAVRAVPVVEAMVSLVLVDALLINKSIQR